One window of Pyrus communis chromosome 12, drPyrComm1.1, whole genome shotgun sequence genomic DNA carries:
- the LOC137710194 gene encoding protein NRT1/ PTR FAMILY 2.8-like, translating to MLNAGFWERDVEAILRIPLTHVEVQDIQIWHYEMNGKYRVRSGYRLARMIKTLSSEMEGSLSTTGGSLWKCVWAVSIPDKVKHFVWRFLKEIIHCGSNLYQKKINPSPWCGRCEEKVEKTLRALWGCGKVIEIWKEFSWWEASREWKVQSFFKIWRAMVLVSTREELDLSAMVAARARQLLEEFRLVYGSDCNHNNRAATHVSWQPPTLRVVKVNVDANAKNIERKRGRERREREREREREKEMENDNDSSPLEQALPPNSRKGGWRAIKYILGNESFEKLASMSLIANITVYLSTRYNLSGIFVVNVINIWNGTSNAVTLAGAFLSDAYLGRFRALLLGSISSFLGMGAITLTASIDSLRPSTCKEPDHCPQPHTWQLVFLYIALGLLSVGAGFIRPCNIAFGADQFDTRTAKGRAQLESFFNWWYFSFTVALVVALTGVVYIQTNISWVIGFAIPTACLASSITIFLFGRHTYIYLKPQGSIFSDIAKVITAACRKSRVRVAPASEHSFYDPPLNNASDQQHMILKLSHTNRFRFLDRAAIITNPNELDNQGKPRSSWRLCSLQQVEQLKCLVAILPVWVTAIGTFMCMDQHSTFGVLQILQTDRSMGLHFKFAPGWMNIIAMLALATWIFIYEQIYLPLARRRSRRNKRLTMQQRINTGIVLSIVSMLVSGIVEEHRRKTALKHRSFISPVSFALLLPQFVLSGLTEAFAAVSIMEFFTMQMPESLRTVSGAVFFLSLSVSSYLGSLIVNIVHKATQMKGKTPWLGGHDLNKNKLDYYYYIIAGIGVVNLVYFNFFARHYVTVGRSGKGIREMQLENPSVHGSRDRVERESKDEEKGLGTHA from the exons ATGCTTAATGCTGGTTTTTGGGAGAGGGATGTGGAAGCTATATTGCGGATTCCGTTGACTCACGTTGAGGTGCAAGATATCCAAATTTGGCATTATGAGATGAATGGGAAGTATAGGGTGCGTAGTGGATATCGACTGGCCCGAATGATCAAAACTCTATCAAGTGAAATGGAGGGCTCGTTGAGTACGACTGGTGGTTCTCTATGGAAATGTGTGTGGGCTGTGTCTATACCTGACAAAGTTAAGCATTTTGTCTGGAGATTTTTGAAGGAAATTATCCATTGTGGCAGTAATCTTTACCAAAAAAAGATTAATCCTTCACCGTGGTGTGGACGATGTGAAGAGAAAGTGGAGAAGACTCTTCGTGCGTTATGGGGTTGTGGGAAGGTGATTGAGATTTGGAAGGAATTTAGTTGGTGGGAGGCGAGCAGGGAATGGAAGGTTCAGtcgttcttcaagatttggAGAGCCATGGTGTTGGTCTCAACGAGGGAGGAACTCGATTTGTCTGCAATG GTTGCTGCACGTgcgaggcaattgttggaagagTTTCGTCTGGTGTATGGATCGGATTGCAACCACAACAATAGGGCTGCAACTCATGTTTCCTGGCAGCCACCGACGTTAAGAGTGGTGAAAGTTAACGTGGATG CAAATGCGAAAAAcatagagaggaagagaggaagagagagaagagagagagagagagagagagagagagagaaagagatggagAATGACAATGATTCTTCACCATTAGAGCAAGCGCTTCCTCCAAATTCTAGAAAAGGAGGATGGAGAGCTATCAAATACATTCTTG GGAATGAATCGTTCGAGAAGCTGGCTTCGATGAGTTTGATAGCCAACATCACAGTGTACTTGAGTACAAGATACAACTTAAGTGGAATATTTGTGGTAAATGTGATTAATATATGGAATGGTACATCCAATGCTGTAACACTAGCAGGTGCCTTTTTGTCTGATGCTTATCTGGGCAGATTTCGTGCTCTTCTCCTTGGATCCATATCATCTTTCCTG gGTATGGGAGCCATAACCCTTACGGCATCTATAGATAGCTTAAGACCCTCCACCTGCAAAGAGCCAGACCATTGCCCTCAGCCCCACACTTGGCAGCTGGTCTTCCTCTACATTGCTCTTGGACTGCTCTCCGTAGGAGCAGGGTTCATCAGACCCTGCAACATTGCCTTTGGTGCTGATCAATTTGACACCAGAACAGCGAAAGGAAGGGCGCAACTAGAAAGCTTCTTCAAttggtggtatttctctttcACAGTTGCCCTAGTTGTGGCCCTCACTGGAGTTGTGTACATCCAGACCAATATCAGTTGGGTCATAGGGTTTGCCATTCCCACTGCCTGCCTTGCTTCCTCTATCACCATTTTCTTGTTCGGCCGCCACACTTACATTTACTTGAAGCCTCAAGGGAGCATTTTTTCGGACATAGCCAAGGTCATCACGGCTGCCTGTCGAAAATCAAGAGTTAGGGTTGCACCGGCTTCCGAGCACTCATTTTATGATCCTCCACTAAACAATGCATCTGATCAGCAACATATGATCTTGAAGCTCTCTCACACTAATCGCTTCAGGTTCCTTGACAGAGCTGCAATAATAACGAACCCAAATGAATTGGACAATCAAGGCAAGCCTAGGAGCAGTTGGAGGCTGTGCAGCCTCCAACAAGTTGAGCAACTGAAGTGCTTAGTGGCAATTCTTCCAGTTTGGGTTACGGCAATTGGGACTTTCATGTGCATGGACCAACATAGCACATTCGGGGTCTTACAAATATTGCAAACGGACAGATCCATGGGACTGCATTTCAAATTCGCACCTGGATGGATGAATATCATAGCCATGCTTGCACTTGCAACGTGGATATTCATCTACGAGCAAATTTACCTCCCGCTGGCCCGAAGAAGGAGCAGGAGGAACAAAAGACTGACAATGCAACAGAGGATCAACACTGGCATTGTGCTGTCCATTGTGTCAATGTTGGTATCTGGAATAGTTGAAGAGCATCGTCGGAAAACCGCTTTGAAACACAGATCATTTATTTCGCCCGTGAGCTTTGCGCTGCTCTTGCCACAGTTTGTCTTATCAGGGTTGACTGAGGCCTTTGCCGCTGTTTCCATAATGGAGTTTTTCACCATGCAAATGCCGGAGAGCCTGAGGACTGTTTCCGGGGCAGTCTTCTTCCTCAGCTTATCGGTTTCGAGTTATCTAGGCTCTTTGATAGTCAATATAGTCCACAAGGCAACCCAAATGAAGGGGAAAACTCCGTGGCTCGGCGGTCATGACCTTAACAAGAATAAGCTGGACTACTACTACTACATCATTGCTGGCATCGGAGTTGTAAAccttgtgtatttcaatttctttgctCGACATTACGTAACGGTTGGAAGGTCAGGAAAAGGGATAAGGGAGATGCAGCTGGAGAATCCGAGTGTGCATGGTTCAAGAGACCGAGTGGAACGTGAATCGAAGGATGAGGAGAAAGGGTTGGGAACTCATGCGTAG
- the LOC137710404 gene encoding protein NRT1/ PTR FAMILY 2.9-like — translation MKAIMEKKERDSMEKNERGSTDEEPVIYRGWKVMPFVIGNETFEKLGAIGTLANLLVYLTSVFNMKRITAATLVTIFNGTTNFATLLGAFASDTYFGRYKTLGFSSIASFMGLLLIDFTAVFKNLHPPHCKPEEKGTCKGPTTGQMAFLLTGFGMLIVGAAGIRPCNLAFGADQFDQKTESGKRGVNSFFNWYMFTYTFAQMIALTLIVYIQSNVSWGLGFGIPAILMLISCVLFFMGSKMYVKVKASGSPMNSVAQVVVVSIARRHLKLKEPERPWLSMFVYMPPDSINSNLPYTNQFRCLDKAAILTPDDKINPDGSAADPWKLCSMQQVEEVKCLLRVLPIWAAALIYHIAIVQQHTYVVFQALQSNRRLGKTSFQIPAASYSIFLMLGMTIWIPIYDRLLVPFLQRLTGKEGGITLLQRIGIGIFLSVITMLVSAFVEEHRRTTALTKPIPGIRTRGDISSMSGFWLVPQLTLAGLAEAFAAIGQIEFYYKQFPENMRSIAGSLFFCGMAGSSYLSSALIAIVHRTTEGAKTGNWLPEDLNKGRLDYYYYLIAALGVINLGYFLMCSKWYTYKGGGDNNALEVEVVQKSHDQHEI, via the exons ATGAAAGCAATCatggagaagaaagagagagatagcaTGGAGAAGAATGAGAGAGGTTCTACGGATGAAGAACCAGTTATATACCGAGGATGGAAAGTAATGCCATTTGTCATAG GAAATGAAACGTTTGAGAAGCTGGGAGCCATTGGGACCTTGGCCAACCTCTTGGTCTATCTCACTAGTGTATTCAACATGAAGAGAATTACAGCTGCGACTCTTGTTACCATCTTCAATGGCACAACCAACTTTGCAACCTTGCTCGGAGCTTTCGCTTCAGACACTTATTTCGGTCGTTACAAGACGTTGGGATTTTCGTCAATCGCTTCTTTTATG GGACTGCTGCTGATAGATTTTACTGCGGTATTCAAGAACTTGCATCCTCCTCACTGCAAACCAGAAGAGAAAGGAACATGTAAAGGGCCAACAACTGGTCAAATGGCATTTTTACTAACTGGTTTTGGGATGCTAATAGTAGGAGCTGCAGGCATCAGGCCATGTAACTTGGCATTTGGGGCAGACCAATTCGACCAGAAAACGGAGTCGGGAAAACGAGGAGTCAACAGCTTCTTCAACTGGTATATGTTCACCTACACTTTCGCACAGATGATAGCATTGACCCTCATCGTCTACATCCAGTCAAATGTAAGTTGGGGTCTAGGGTTTGGCATTCCAGCCATTTTGATGTTGATATCATGTGTTCTCTTCTTCATGGGATCAAAAATGTATGTGAAAGTGAAAGCCTCCGGTAGTCCGATGAATAGTGTAGCACAGGTCGTGGTGGTTTCCATTGCGAGAAGGCATTTGAAGCTTAAAGAGCCAGAGCGGCCATGGCTCTCCATGTTTGTTTATATGCCTCCCGATTCTATCAACTCCAACCTTCCTTATACAAATCAATTCAG ATGCCTTGACAAAGCAGCAATTCTTACGCCGGATGACAAAATCAATCCGGATGGTTCAGCTGCTGATCCTTGGAAACTTTGCAGCATGCAACAAGTGGAAGAAGTGAAATGCTTGCTGAGAGTTTTGCCAATATGGGCAGCAGCCCTCATATACCATATTGCCATAGTCCAGCAGCATACCTATGTTGTCTTCCAAGCCCTTCAATCCAATCGACGCCTTGGAAAAACAAGCTTCCAAATCCCGGCTGCATCCTACTCAATCTTCCTGATGCTGGGCATGACCATATGGATACCAATCTACGACCGCCTTCTTGTCCCGTTCCTCCAAAGGCTTACGGGAAAAGAAGGTGGCATCACATTGTTGCAAAGAATAGGAATTGGCATTTTTCTCTCTGTGATCACGATGCTAGTATCTGCATTCGTAGAAGAACACCGAAGGACTACAGCGCTAACAAAACCAATTCCAGGAATCCGAACAAGGGGTGACATTTCTTCCATGTCTGGCTTTTGGCTGGTCCCTCAGCTCACACTAGCCGGGCTTGCTGAAGCGTTCGCTGCCATTGGCCAAATTGAATTCTACTACAAGCAGTTCCCGGAAAACATGAGAAGCATTGCAGGGTCTCTCTTCTTTTGTGGAATGGCAGGTTCTAGTTACTTGAGTAGTGCGTTAATCGCCATAGTTCACCGGACTACTGAGGGGGCTAAGACCGGAAACTGGCTGCCGGAAGATCTCAACAAGGGAAGGCTGGATTACTACTATTATCTTATTGCTGCTCTAGGAGTCATTAATTTGGGATACTTTTTAATGTGTTCAAAGTGGTACACGTACAAAGGGGGTGGGGACAACAATGCCCTTGAAGTTGAGGTAGTGCAGAAATCACATGATCAACATGAGATTTGA